A window of Streptomyces armeniacus contains these coding sequences:
- the meaB gene encoding methylmalonyl Co-A mutase-associated GTPase MeaB translates to MTAAEPLAERVLRGEQGAVARVLSQVERRAPGTDAVLAELHRAAGRAHVIGVTGPPGSGKSTLVSAMTAHYRRAGRTVGIIAVDPSSVFTGGAILGDRIRMSELAGDPGVFIRSLATRGALGGLARAALDAVTVLDAAGRDVVVLETVGVGQAEVDVVSGAQSVAVVSVPGLGDGIQAIKAGLLEIADVHVVNKSDREGAHRTVSELREVLRLSRRSAGQWNVPIEQTVADRGEGVPALVGRFDEHLRWMEHHGERERRARQAAATRIRWAAEELVRERLRPGSPLFDAAVDEVAAKRDDPAAAARRLIGQL, encoded by the coding sequence GTGACGGCCGCCGAACCGCTCGCCGAACGCGTACTCCGCGGCGAACAGGGCGCGGTGGCACGGGTGTTGAGCCAGGTGGAGCGGCGGGCACCCGGTACGGACGCGGTGCTGGCCGAGTTGCACCGCGCGGCCGGGCGGGCGCACGTCATCGGCGTCACCGGGCCGCCGGGCAGCGGCAAGAGCACCCTCGTGTCCGCGATGACGGCGCACTACCGGCGGGCCGGACGCACGGTGGGCATCATCGCCGTCGACCCGTCGAGCGTGTTCACCGGCGGGGCGATCCTGGGCGACCGGATCCGGATGTCCGAACTGGCCGGCGACCCCGGCGTCTTCATCCGCTCCCTCGCCACCCGCGGCGCGCTCGGCGGTCTCGCCCGCGCCGCACTCGACGCGGTCACCGTGCTGGACGCGGCCGGCCGGGACGTCGTCGTACTGGAGACGGTCGGGGTGGGCCAGGCCGAGGTGGACGTCGTCAGCGGCGCGCAGTCGGTGGCCGTGGTGAGCGTGCCGGGGCTCGGCGACGGCATCCAGGCCATCAAGGCCGGGCTGCTGGAGATCGCCGACGTGCACGTCGTCAACAAGTCCGACCGTGAAGGGGCTCACCGCACCGTCTCCGAGCTGCGCGAGGTGCTGCGGCTGAGCCGCCGGAGCGCGGGCCAGTGGAACGTGCCCATCGAGCAGACCGTCGCCGACCGGGGTGAGGGCGTGCCCGCTCTCGTCGGCCGCTTCGACGAGCACCTGCGCTGGATGGAGCACCACGGCGAACGCGAGCGGCGCGCCCGCCAGGCAGCGGCCACCCGTATCCGCTGGGCGGCCGAGGAGCTCGTACGGGAGCGGCTGCGCCCCGGCAGCCCCCTCTTCGACGCGGCCGTGGACGAGGTCGCGGCCAAGCGCGACGACCCGGCGGCGGCGGCGCGACGGCTGATCGGACAGCTGTGA
- a CDS encoding phenylacetate--CoA ligase family protein: protein MVTVNPSEANHAEAGPTEADSPMEQWTWPPRYDETYRPPEGQTHWFPRRETMPAEQRDELIAARIREVMAYAWDNAPFYRRKWDEAGIHPSSVRTLADFEKVPVVRKEELRADQAANEPFGSYLCVPPDQVKHINGTSGTTGRPTAFGIAERDWRSVANAHARVMWAMGIRPSDTVLVASPLSLYWGSWGAYTGAERLGARVFPFGAGTPGQSARTVRWIRQMGVSVFYGTPSYALRLAEVAEDEGIDPASLGLRAMFFSGEPGASIPTIRARITGLFQAEVYDSGSMAEVAPWMHLGAAANEPGVLCWQDLVYTEVCDPAGHRRVPYGAEGTPVYTTLERTSQPMIRLLSNDVTRWEAPSAERGRTYPFLPRGIYGRLDDMFTVRGENVQPSAIDDIVMAAPGYGGEHRIVISRETAMDTLVVQVEYDPRHPEAALPDWAAHISDRLRTVLGVGARVVPVRQHTFDRTEFKARRVIDNRELLRRISAEPLPGSAR, encoded by the coding sequence GTGGTGACGGTGAACCCCTCGGAGGCGAACCACGCGGAGGCCGGCCCCACGGAGGCGGACTCGCCCATGGAGCAGTGGACCTGGCCACCGCGGTACGACGAGACCTACCGCCCGCCCGAAGGGCAGACGCACTGGTTCCCGCGCCGCGAGACCATGCCGGCCGAGCAGCGCGACGAGCTGATCGCGGCACGCATCCGCGAGGTCATGGCGTACGCCTGGGACAACGCCCCCTTCTACCGCCGCAAGTGGGACGAGGCCGGGATCCACCCGTCCTCCGTCCGCACTCTCGCGGACTTCGAGAAGGTCCCGGTCGTGCGCAAGGAGGAACTGCGCGCGGACCAGGCCGCCAACGAGCCCTTCGGCAGCTATCTCTGCGTACCCCCTGACCAGGTCAAGCACATCAACGGAACGTCCGGCACCACCGGCCGCCCCACCGCCTTCGGCATCGCCGAGCGCGACTGGCGCAGCGTCGCCAACGCGCACGCCCGGGTGATGTGGGCGATGGGCATACGCCCCTCCGACACCGTGCTGGTGGCCTCACCGCTCAGCCTCTACTGGGGCTCGTGGGGCGCCTACACGGGCGCGGAGCGCCTCGGCGCCCGGGTGTTCCCGTTCGGCGCGGGCACCCCGGGGCAGTCGGCCCGTACGGTGCGCTGGATACGGCAGATGGGCGTGTCCGTCTTCTACGGCACCCCGTCCTACGCGCTCCGCCTCGCCGAGGTCGCCGAGGACGAGGGGATCGACCCGGCCTCGCTCGGCCTGCGCGCGATGTTCTTCTCCGGCGAGCCGGGCGCGAGCATCCCGACCATCCGCGCCCGTATCACCGGCCTGTTCCAGGCCGAGGTGTACGACTCCGGCAGCATGGCGGAGGTCGCCCCCTGGATGCACCTGGGCGCGGCGGCGAACGAGCCCGGCGTGCTGTGCTGGCAGGACCTCGTCTACACGGAGGTCTGCGATCCGGCCGGTCACCGGCGGGTGCCGTACGGCGCCGAGGGCACCCCCGTCTACACGACGCTGGAGCGCACCAGCCAGCCGATGATCCGGCTCCTCTCCAACGACGTGACCCGGTGGGAGGCGCCGTCGGCGGAGCGGGGGCGCACGTATCCGTTCCTGCCGCGCGGCATCTACGGCCGGCTCGACGACATGTTCACGGTGCGCGGCGAGAACGTACAGCCCAGCGCGATCGACGACATCGTCATGGCGGCCCCCGGGTACGGCGGCGAGCACCGCATCGTGATCAGCCGCGAGACGGCGATGGACACCCTGGTGGTGCAGGTCGAGTACGACCCGCGGCACCCGGAGGCGGCGCTGCCCGACTGGGCCGCGCACATCTCGGACCGGCTGCGCACCGTACTGGGCGTGGGCGCGCGGGTCGTGCCCGTGCGGCAGCACACCTTCGACCGCACCGAGTTCAAGGCGCGCCGCGTCATCGACAACCGCGAACTGCTGCGGCGCATCTCCGCCGAGCCGCTGCCCGGGAGCGCCCGGTGA
- a CDS encoding ATP:cob(I)alamin adenosyltransferase, which translates to MITNGPNGPTPPLARLTACGDVEEANAAVGAAISTGSMATEHATVLGEVQRDLLDLAAALAGPADPPDPADPAALTGPAERDAQRRLAAALAHYAPPEPPPPGSHVLAGGSDAAGLLRLARAVTRRAERSVRVLADAQPGRVPAWAADYLGGLAALLPAVAQRIEREDTRMWAMGACGDRPSSEGTA; encoded by the coding sequence ATGATCACCAACGGCCCGAACGGCCCGACACCGCCCCTCGCCCGCCTGACCGCCTGCGGCGACGTGGAGGAGGCCAACGCCGCCGTCGGCGCGGCGATCTCCACCGGCTCGATGGCCACCGAACACGCCACGGTCCTGGGCGAGGTCCAGCGTGACCTCCTCGACCTCGCCGCCGCCCTCGCGGGCCCCGCCGACCCCCCCGATCCCGCCGATCCCGCCGCCCTCACCGGCCCCGCGGAGCGGGACGCGCAGCGGCGACTGGCAGCGGCCCTCGCCCACTACGCCCCGCCCGAGCCGCCCCCGCCCGGCAGCCACGTCCTGGCCGGCGGCAGCGACGCCGCGGGGCTGCTGCGCCTGGCCCGCGCGGTCACGCGGCGCGCGGAGCGTTCCGTACGGGTGCTGGCGGACGCGCAACCCGGCCGCGTACCGGCGTGGGCCGCGGACTACCTCGGCGGCCTGGCCGCGCTGCTGCCCGCGGTCGCGCAGCGGATCGAGCGGGAGGACACCCGGATGTGGGCGATGGGCGCGTGCGGGGACCGGCCATCCTCCGAGGGAACCGCTTGA
- a CDS encoding enoyl-CoA hydratase/isomerase family protein, which yields METTQVLCRREGRVGRVTLNRPRALNALNLEMIRGIHSALTGWLDDPDVEVIVLDGAGERGFCAGGDITVVHESARTDHGIARRLWREEYALDALIASYPLPVVGLMDGITMGGGIGLTGHASVRVVTERSVLAMPEVAIGLAPDVAGSLLLARAPGELGTHLALTAGRIGARDALVCGLADHYVPAERLPALTEALRPYGPKAADVVAAMAEAPPAGAADLADDRSWIDACYAADSAAEILGRLRARPEPAAAAAAEALLSGSPTAVEVTLRALREARSMATVAECLVQDYRLSCRFLEGPDLPEGIRAAVIDKDRSPRWSPASLTEVTPEAVDAYFAPLGPDDLRLSPPPAAVLAWSDHSEAEPTRNR from the coding sequence ATGGAAACCACGCAGGTGCTGTGCCGCCGCGAGGGCCGGGTCGGGCGCGTCACGCTCAACCGCCCGCGCGCCCTCAACGCGTTGAACCTCGAGATGATCCGCGGCATCCACTCCGCCCTGACCGGCTGGCTCGACGACCCGGACGTCGAGGTGATCGTGCTCGACGGCGCCGGCGAGCGGGGGTTCTGCGCCGGCGGCGACATCACCGTCGTCCACGAGTCCGCCCGTACGGACCACGGGATCGCGCGGCGGCTGTGGCGCGAGGAGTACGCGCTGGACGCGCTGATCGCCTCGTACCCGCTGCCCGTCGTCGGGCTGATGGACGGGATCACCATGGGCGGCGGCATCGGGCTGACCGGCCACGCCTCGGTCCGTGTCGTCACCGAGCGGTCCGTACTGGCCATGCCCGAGGTCGCCATCGGGCTGGCGCCCGACGTGGCCGGCTCGCTGCTGCTCGCGCGGGCACCCGGCGAACTGGGCACGCACCTCGCGCTCACCGCCGGGCGCATCGGCGCCCGCGACGCCCTCGTCTGCGGCCTCGCCGACCACTACGTCCCCGCGGAGCGCCTGCCGGCCCTGACCGAGGCGCTGCGCCCGTACGGGCCGAAGGCCGCGGACGTGGTCGCCGCCATGGCGGAGGCACCTCCGGCGGGGGCGGCCGACCTTGCCGACGACCGTTCCTGGATCGACGCGTGCTACGCCGCCGACAGCGCCGCGGAGATCCTCGGCCGGCTCCGCGCCCGCCCCGAGCCCGCGGCCGCCGCCGCGGCGGAAGCCCTGCTCAGCGGCTCGCCGACGGCGGTGGAGGTCACCCTGCGCGCCCTGCGCGAGGCACGGTCCATGGCGACCGTCGCGGAGTGCCTCGTCCAGGACTACCGGCTGAGCTGCCGCTTCCTCGAAGGGCCGGACCTCCCCGAGGGCATCCGCGCCGCGGTGATCGACAAGGACCGGTCGCCCCGCTGGTCGCCCGCCAGCCTCACCGAGGTGACACCGGAGGCGGTCGACGCGTACTTCGCCCCGCTCGGCCCGGACGACCTGCGGCTGAGCCCTCCCCCGGCCGCGGTGCTAGCGTGGTCGGACCACAGCGAAGCGGAACCAACGAGGAACCGATGA
- a CDS encoding L-lactate permease produces the protein MYEQVTDPIGSSLGWSALVAALPLLALFTLLGVVRVRAWLAALTGLALALAVAVAAYGMPAGQAVNAAAEGAAFGLFPAMWIVVNAIWIYQMTVTSGHFDVLRRAFARVSDDRRVQGIIIAFSFGALLEALAGFGTPVAICSVMLIAIGLSPLKAATVALIANTAPVAYGAVGLPVITLARVTGLPMDDLSAMTGRQVPLLAVFVPLVLLVVLDGRRGLREAWPAALVCGVTFAAVQYLMANYGPLELTDVAAALVSAAAVLLLMRVWRPAAGPSDGAVDDPADPADGAAGSEAADGSGGAPVPVTPDGREGAAPSGTGTAVRAPEAPQPADTRTEMLRAFAPYIVIIALFSVVSIPAVAEALGRTTVFFDWPGLHVTSPDGEPLGLVQFKLDWLVGGGTVLLLAGVITAATLRVRPRQALAAYGRTLHQLRTAAVTVTAVLALAYVMNASGQTGTMGAFLADTGGLFPVLSPLLGWFGTAVTGSDTSSNSLFGALQVSAAEGAGHSPVLTAAANTSGGVLGKMISPQNLAIGASAVGLAGREGELFRRVLAATAVFVPFMCLLVYLQSTPLLSWMVP, from the coding sequence ATGTACGAGCAAGTGACCGACCCCATCGGCTCAAGTCTCGGCTGGTCCGCGCTGGTTGCGGCGCTGCCGCTGCTCGCGCTGTTCACCCTGCTCGGCGTGGTCCGCGTACGCGCCTGGCTGGCGGCCCTCACCGGCCTCGCGCTGGCGCTCGCCGTGGCGGTCGCCGCGTACGGGATGCCGGCGGGGCAGGCGGTCAACGCGGCGGCGGAGGGGGCCGCGTTCGGGCTCTTCCCGGCGATGTGGATCGTGGTCAACGCCATCTGGATCTACCAGATGACGGTGACCTCGGGGCACTTCGACGTCCTGCGCCGCGCCTTCGCCAGGGTCAGCGACGATCGGCGGGTGCAGGGCATCATCATCGCCTTCTCCTTCGGCGCGCTACTGGAGGCGCTGGCCGGGTTCGGCACGCCCGTCGCGATCTGCTCGGTGATGCTCATCGCGATCGGGCTGAGCCCGCTGAAGGCGGCCACCGTCGCCCTCATCGCCAACACCGCGCCGGTGGCGTACGGCGCCGTCGGCCTCCCGGTGATCACCCTGGCCCGGGTGACCGGACTGCCGATGGACGACCTCAGCGCGATGACGGGCCGTCAGGTGCCGCTGCTCGCCGTGTTCGTGCCGCTGGTGCTGCTCGTCGTCCTCGACGGCCGCCGCGGCCTGCGGGAGGCGTGGCCGGCGGCGCTGGTGTGCGGGGTGACGTTCGCCGCGGTGCAGTACCTCATGGCCAACTACGGGCCGCTGGAGCTGACGGACGTGGCGGCGGCGCTGGTTTCGGCGGCCGCCGTACTCCTGCTCATGCGGGTCTGGCGGCCCGCGGCGGGCCCGTCGGACGGTGCGGTGGACGACCCCGCGGACCCCGCGGACGGTGCGGCGGGAAGCGAGGCGGCCGACGGCTCGGGAGGCGCGCCGGTCCCCGTGACGCCCGACGGCCGCGAGGGCGCCGCCCCTTCGGGCACCGGTACGGCGGTCCGCGCGCCGGAGGCGCCACAACCGGCGGACACCCGCACCGAGATGCTGCGCGCCTTCGCCCCGTACATCGTGATCATCGCGCTGTTCTCGGTCGTCTCCATACCTGCCGTCGCGGAGGCGCTCGGCAGAACCACCGTGTTCTTCGACTGGCCGGGCCTGCACGTCACGTCACCGGACGGGGAGCCGCTCGGGCTCGTCCAGTTCAAGCTCGACTGGCTCGTCGGCGGCGGCACGGTGCTGCTCCTCGCCGGCGTGATCACGGCCGCGACGCTCCGCGTACGGCCACGGCAGGCGCTCGCGGCGTACGGGCGCACGCTGCACCAGCTGCGCACGGCCGCGGTGACGGTGACGGCGGTGCTCGCGCTCGCGTACGTCATGAACGCGTCCGGGCAGACCGGCACGATGGGCGCTTTCCTCGCCGACACCGGAGGCCTGTTCCCGGTGCTGTCGCCGCTGCTCGGCTGGTTCGGCACCGCGGTCACCGGGTCGGACACCTCGTCCAACTCCCTGTTCGGCGCGCTCCAGGTGAGCGCGGCCGAGGGCGCCGGGCACTCACCGGTCCTGACCGCCGCCGCGAACACCTCGGGCGGCGTGCTCGGCAAGATGATCAGCCCGCAGAACCTCGCCATCGGGGCGAGCGCCGTCGGCCTCGCGGGCCGGGAAGGCGAACTGTTCCGCCGGGTGCTGGCGGCCACGGCCGTCTTCGTCCCGTTCATGTGCCTGCTGGTCTACCTGCAGTCCACACCCCTGCTGTCCTGGATGGTGCCATGA
- a CDS encoding methylmalonyl-CoA mutase family protein, producing the protein MAAFTARRPESKERYVSGSGLPVKRVYTPADLPADWSDIGLPGRYPYTRGPYPTMYRGRTWTMRQIAGFGQAEETNERFRYLIGQGQTGLSVDFDMPTLMGLDSDDPMSLGEVGREGVAVDVLPDMEALFDGIDLEDISVSMTINPSAWILLAMYVAVAEQRGYDLDKLSGTIQNDILKEYVAQKEWIFPVRPSMRIVRDTIVYCSQHMARYNPVNISGYHISEAGANAQQEIAFTMAITKAYVADVVAAGVDVDDFASRLSFFFVSQADLFEEVAKFRAVRRYYARMMREDFGARNPQSMRLRFHAQTAAATLTKPQPMNNIIRTALQALSAVLGGAQSLHTNGLDEAYTIPSEQAMKIALRTQQILADETGVTSVIDPLGGSYYLENLTGELERGIGEYLARIEEMGGVEAAIEQGFFQREISDTAYDFARRKASGDRPVIGVNKYVDGGEAEKIETHQLDPASEARQIARLKRVRADRDPERAEAALRRLLAVARDDGANLMPATIEAVKAHLSMGEITGALRGVFGTYTETPVF; encoded by the coding sequence CTGGCCGCCTTCACCGCGCGCAGGCCCGAGTCGAAGGAGCGGTACGTCTCCGGCAGCGGCCTCCCGGTCAAGCGCGTATACACGCCCGCCGACCTGCCGGCCGACTGGTCCGACATCGGCCTGCCAGGCCGCTACCCGTACACCCGCGGCCCGTACCCCACGATGTACCGGGGCCGTACGTGGACCATGCGGCAGATCGCCGGATTCGGGCAGGCCGAGGAGACCAACGAGCGCTTCCGCTACCTCATCGGCCAGGGCCAGACCGGCCTGTCCGTCGACTTCGACATGCCCACCCTGATGGGCCTGGACAGCGACGACCCGATGAGCCTCGGCGAGGTCGGCCGCGAGGGCGTCGCCGTCGACGTACTGCCGGACATGGAGGCGCTGTTCGACGGCATCGACCTCGAGGACATCAGCGTCTCGATGACCATCAACCCTTCGGCGTGGATCCTGCTGGCCATGTACGTGGCGGTCGCCGAGCAGCGCGGATACGACCTCGACAAGCTGTCCGGCACCATCCAGAACGACATACTCAAGGAGTACGTCGCGCAGAAGGAGTGGATCTTCCCGGTCCGCCCGAGCATGCGCATCGTGCGCGACACCATCGTCTACTGCTCGCAGCACATGGCCCGCTACAACCCCGTGAACATCAGCGGCTACCACATCAGCGAGGCCGGGGCGAACGCGCAGCAGGAGATCGCCTTCACCATGGCCATCACCAAGGCGTACGTGGCGGACGTGGTCGCGGCCGGCGTCGACGTGGACGATTTCGCCTCCCGGCTGTCGTTCTTCTTCGTCAGCCAGGCGGACCTCTTCGAGGAGGTCGCCAAGTTCCGTGCCGTACGCCGCTACTACGCCCGCATGATGCGCGAGGACTTCGGCGCCCGGAACCCGCAGTCCATGCGGCTGCGCTTCCACGCGCAGACTGCCGCGGCCACCCTCACCAAGCCGCAGCCCATGAACAACATCATCCGCACCGCCCTGCAGGCCCTCTCCGCGGTCCTCGGCGGCGCCCAGTCCCTGCACACCAACGGGCTGGACGAGGCGTACACCATCCCCAGCGAGCAGGCCATGAAGATCGCCCTGCGCACCCAGCAGATCCTCGCCGACGAAACCGGCGTGACGAGCGTCATCGACCCGCTCGGGGGCTCGTACTACCTGGAGAACCTCACCGGTGAACTGGAGCGCGGCATCGGGGAGTACCTCGCCAGGATCGAGGAGATGGGCGGCGTGGAGGCCGCCATCGAGCAGGGCTTCTTCCAGCGCGAGATCTCCGACACCGCCTACGACTTCGCCCGCCGCAAGGCGAGCGGGGACCGCCCGGTGATCGGCGTGAACAAGTACGTCGACGGGGGAGAGGCCGAGAAGATCGAGACGCACCAGCTCGACCCCGCCTCCGAGGCCCGGCAGATCGCCCGCCTCAAGCGCGTCCGCGCGGACCGCGACCCGGAGCGTGCCGAGGCGGCACTGCGGCGGCTGCTCGCCGTCGCGCGGGACGACGGCGCGAACCTGATGCCCGCCACCATCGAGGCGGTCAAGGCGCACCTGTCCATGGGCGAGATCACCGGCGCGCTGCGCGGTGTCTTCGGCACGTACACCGAGACCCCGGTGTTCTGA
- a CDS encoding cobalamin B12-binding domain-containing protein produces the protein MTAVRGETVAEPIRVMLAKIGLDGHDRGVKVVARTLRDAGMEVIYTGLHRRPEQVVEAAVQEDVDVLGISLLSGAHMSIFTRLFELLAELDEPHRFAIVAGGVMPDEDEAELRKIGVAGVLGQDSTPESIVAEIRSLAGR, from the coding sequence ATGACGGCAGTGCGCGGAGAGACCGTTGCCGAACCGATCCGGGTGATGCTCGCCAAGATCGGTCTCGACGGCCACGACCGGGGCGTGAAGGTGGTGGCGCGCACGCTGCGCGACGCCGGCATGGAGGTCATCTACACCGGACTGCACCGCCGGCCGGAGCAGGTGGTCGAGGCGGCGGTGCAGGAGGACGTGGACGTCCTCGGCATCAGCCTCCTGTCCGGGGCCCACATGTCCATCTTCACCCGGCTGTTCGAGCTGCTCGCCGAGCTCGACGAGCCGCACCGCTTCGCGATCGTCGCCGGCGGCGTGATGCCCGACGAGGACGAGGCCGAGCTGCGGAAGATCGGCGTGGCCGGGGTGCTCGGCCAGGACTCCACACCCGAGTCGATCGTCGCCGAGATCCGCTCCCTGGCGGGGAGGTGA
- a CDS encoding VOC family protein, with protein MATRLVQIAMNARDDSALGRFWAEVLGWGTDSEGPGVTNLEPEGFVYPDPVAVCIDVLAVPEPKTVKNRVHIDLATTSAAHQAELVARLRELGATPADVGQGDVPWTVLADPEGNELCVLEPRSVYRDTGPMAAVVVDCADPRAMARFWGEATDWTVHEVTDEQALLRSAKGVGPYLEFVRTPDAKTVKNRIHLDLRPYPGDDQAAEVDRLRALGAADLDLGQGDVPWTVLADPEGNEFCVLTPR; from the coding sequence ATGGCGACGCGGCTTGTTCAGATTGCGATGAACGCACGGGACGACTCGGCCCTCGGCCGGTTCTGGGCGGAGGTCCTCGGCTGGGGCACCGACAGCGAGGGACCCGGCGTGACCAACCTCGAGCCGGAGGGCTTCGTCTACCCCGATCCGGTCGCCGTCTGCATCGACGTCCTCGCCGTCCCGGAACCCAAGACGGTGAAGAACCGCGTGCACATCGACCTCGCCACCACCTCGGCCGCCCATCAGGCGGAGCTGGTCGCGCGCCTGCGGGAGCTCGGTGCGACACCCGCCGACGTGGGCCAGGGCGACGTGCCGTGGACGGTCCTCGCCGACCCGGAGGGCAACGAACTCTGCGTGCTGGAGCCCCGGTCCGTCTACCGGGACACCGGGCCGATGGCCGCGGTGGTGGTCGACTGCGCGGATCCGCGGGCCATGGCCCGGTTCTGGGGCGAGGCGACGGACTGGACCGTGCACGAGGTGACGGACGAGCAGGCGCTGCTGCGCTCCGCCAAGGGCGTCGGCCCGTATCTGGAGTTCGTCCGCACTCCCGACGCCAAGACCGTGAAGAACCGCATCCATCTCGATCTGCGGCCCTACCCCGGCGACGACCAGGCGGCGGAGGTCGACCGGCTGCGGGCACTCGGCGCCGCCGACCTCGACCTCGGTCAGGGCGACGTGCCGTGGACGGTCCTCGCCGACCCCGAGGGCAACGAGTTCTGCGTCCTCACCCCGCGCTGA
- a CDS encoding FadR/GntR family transcriptional regulator, whose amino-acid sequence MSSETEWRTVRRVRTHEQVLTQIQEKILDGRLRVGDRLPSERDLVEALGVSRNSVREALRVLESMGIVDAHVGSGRDAGSTVAGRSTDALGNLLRLHMALSQFRLGDLVDVRIELERLAVTRAAAEAGTDDLAQLHALTRAMAEPGMDHERFHELDAEFHIRLARASRNALAADLMQALRDAVKSEMIAAFGRVRDWDATVATLTSEHRAILAAVEAGQGEKAAALVTRHIRGFYESAGTGED is encoded by the coding sequence TTGAGCAGCGAGACGGAATGGCGGACCGTCAGGCGCGTACGCACGCACGAGCAGGTGCTGACCCAGATCCAGGAGAAGATCCTCGACGGCCGGCTCCGCGTGGGCGACAGGCTGCCCAGTGAACGCGACCTCGTCGAGGCGCTCGGCGTCAGCCGCAACAGCGTCCGCGAGGCGCTGCGCGTGCTGGAGTCCATGGGCATCGTCGACGCCCACGTGGGCTCCGGCCGGGACGCGGGCTCCACCGTCGCCGGCCGGTCCACCGACGCGCTGGGCAATCTACTGCGGCTGCACATGGCGCTGTCGCAGTTCCGCCTGGGCGACCTCGTGGACGTACGGATCGAACTGGAGCGGCTGGCCGTGACGCGCGCCGCGGCCGAGGCCGGCACCGACGACCTGGCGCAACTGCACGCCCTGACCCGCGCCATGGCCGAGCCCGGCATGGACCACGAGCGCTTCCACGAGCTCGACGCCGAGTTCCACATCCGGCTCGCCCGCGCCTCGCGCAACGCCCTTGCCGCCGACCTCATGCAGGCGCTCCGCGACGCGGTGAAGAGCGAGATGATCGCCGCCTTCGGCCGCGTACGGGACTGGGACGCCACCGTGGCCACCCTCACCTCGGAGCACCGCGCGATCCTCGCCGCCGTCGAGGCCGGCCAGGGCGAGAAGGCAGCCGCCCTCGTCACCCGGCACATCCGGGGCTTCTACGAATCGGCCGGCACCGGCGAGGACTGA
- a CDS encoding AAA family ATPase, with amino-acid sequence MGAQDAEDTARRLRAICDELSDRFHERADVVRTLVVTLLAGQHSLVLGPPGTAKSEMARELTGRVEGASYWEILLSKFTAPTRMFGPVDVAALARGEYRQVYEGRATTAHVAFIDEIFKCSTAALNETLGFLNERIYHPESGGEPIRCPLIGAITASNELPSGEDSAAIYDRLLVRIEVGYLTDPSNFAQLVRSAVSRPAAPARTTVELAALRHAVTEAVPAVDVPDVIVDAVCTLRAALRRKELVASDRRWRQSVGLLQASAYLDGRPAVAESDLSMLTHVLWDSPAQRPTVEREVLHLVNPDVKEALDLADTLAELEAQLDAMAGQSREALSEWVIKKAHNKLAMAGKRLEKLREEAAAAGRSTAAIDRVTGRQRAVRARVLTEALGVDASMVQAQP; translated from the coding sequence ATGGGCGCACAGGACGCGGAGGACACGGCCCGGAGGCTGCGGGCCATCTGCGACGAGCTGTCGGACCGGTTCCATGAACGGGCCGACGTGGTGCGGACGCTGGTGGTGACGCTGCTGGCGGGACAGCACTCGCTGGTGCTGGGCCCGCCCGGAACGGCGAAGTCCGAGATGGCGCGGGAGCTCACGGGCCGGGTCGAGGGGGCGTCGTACTGGGAGATCCTCCTGTCCAAGTTCACCGCGCCGACAAGGATGTTCGGTCCCGTCGACGTCGCGGCGCTGGCTCGGGGCGAGTACCGGCAGGTCTACGAGGGCCGGGCCACGACCGCGCACGTCGCGTTCATCGACGAGATTTTCAAGTGCTCCACGGCGGCACTGAACGAGACGCTGGGCTTCCTCAACGAGCGGATCTACCACCCCGAGAGCGGCGGCGAGCCGATCCGCTGCCCCCTCATCGGCGCCATCACCGCGAGCAACGAGCTGCCCAGCGGGGAGGATTCGGCCGCCATCTACGACCGGCTGCTGGTGCGGATCGAGGTCGGTTACCTGACTGACCCCTCGAACTTCGCCCAGCTGGTCCGTTCCGCCGTCAGCCGCCCTGCGGCACCGGCGCGTACCACCGTCGAACTGGCCGCGCTGCGGCACGCCGTGACAGAGGCCGTCCCGGCCGTCGACGTACCCGACGTGATCGTGGACGCCGTGTGCACGCTGCGGGCCGCCCTGCGCCGCAAGGAACTCGTCGCCTCCGACCGCCGCTGGCGCCAGTCCGTGGGCCTGCTCCAGGCGTCCGCGTACCTCGACGGCCGCCCGGCGGTCGCCGAGTCCGACCTGTCGATGCTGACGCACGTGCTGTGGGACTCCCCGGCTCAGCGCCCCACCGTCGAACGCGAGGTGCTGCACCTGGTCAACCCCGACGTCAAGGAGGCGCTCGATCTGGCCGACACCCTCGCGGAGCTGGAGGCCCAACTCGACGCCATGGCCGGGCAGTCCCGCGAGGCGCTGAGCGAGTGGGTCATCAAGAAGGCGCACAACAAGCTCGCCATGGCGGGCAAGCGGCTGGAGAAGCTGCGCGAGGAGGCGGCGGCCGCGGGCCGCTCCACCGCCGCCATCGACCGGGTCACCGGCCGCCAGCGCGCCGTACGCGCCCGCGTGCTCACCGAGGCACTCGGCGTGGACGCGAGCATGGTGCAGGCCCAGCCCTGA